The following nucleotide sequence is from Triticum dicoccoides isolate Atlit2015 ecotype Zavitan chromosome 7B, WEW_v2.0, whole genome shotgun sequence.
aggacaccgcaagattgaacccaaagctaaacacttctcccattgcaagaactaccaatctagttggccaaaccaaacagataattcgaagagacttgcaaagataactcaatcatacataaaagaattcaaagaagaatcaaatattgttcatagataagctggatcataaactcacaattcatcggtctcaacaaacacaccgcaaaaagaagattacatcgaatagatctccacaagagagggggagaacattgtattgagatccaaaaagagagaagaagccatctagctactagctatggacccgaaggtctgaagtaaactactcacacttcatcggagaggctatggggttgatgtagaagccctccgtggtagatgccctctccggcggagctccggaataggccccaagatgggatctcgtggatacagaaagttgcggcggtggaattatgtttgtggctccgtatttgatctgacgggggtacgtaggtatatataggaggaaggagtacgtcggtggagcaacagggggcccacgaggcaggggggcgcgcccaagggggggagcgccccccaccctcgtgacctccacaGCTGTTCCTTGgagcaaggtccaagtctcctggatcacgttcggtgagaaaatcacgttctcgaaggttttactccgtttggactccgtttgatattctgtttcttcgaaatactgaaataggcaaaaaacaacaattttgggctgggcctccggttaataggttagtcccaaaaataatataaaagtggaaaataaagcccaatatagtccaaaacagtagatcaagtagcatggagcaatcaaaaattatagatacgttagagacgtatcacatAGCAGTGACCTACcggacttgcagggcgggacagttggtacccacggtcctcggcggagtccggccacgatttgccagacttgaaaagcaccttccagatgtccttgtgcgaggaaccAAAGAGCTcctgtagggtctggtgcttggctgggtcgaattcccacaaattgcaagctcggtgttgacaaggaagaattaggcgaaccaacatcacttggactacattgacgagcttgatgttcttgtcttccatatccttggtGCGTGTCTGGAGTACCGACAATTCGTCGGACGAAGACCAGCTCAGGCCTttcttgggccaggatgtgagCCGCAGGGGGGAtccggatcagaattcgggagCAGTGGCCCACTTCTTaccgcgtggctcagtgatgtaaaaccactgctgctgccactccttgacggaatcattgaaagtacctattggccatgtgacgttgggcatcttgctcaccatggcgcctccgcactcggcgtgctcgccgctcactaccttgggcttcacattaaaaatcttcagccataagccgaagtgtggtgagatgcggagaaaggcctcgcacacgacgatgaatgttgagatgttgaggaacgaattaggggatagatcatcgaaatcaatcccgtaataatacatgatgtcgcgaacaaatgggtggaggggaaaccctagcccgcagacaaaatgagggaggaatacaaccctctcgtggggttacggagtagggacgatctgtctcgCCGTCGGAAGGCGGTGGCCAATTTTCTTGCCCAGATactcggcctcccgaagctttttgatatctttctcccggacagtagaggccatccacttgcctcctgctccagatccggacatttttggaAGATCTCTTCGGgtggagaagacgaacgcttgggcgctagggctcgagcgagagggaatggatgagcagagggataagatggcgtgggtgaaaagaggaatccttgtctctttataaaggcggtagaagctGCGCGCCTCCCCACTTGTCctataaactcgcttattccccaagcgccgcatcgatggcgcgattgggttacccacacccgtattgataagaatcccgtgataaggggacacgatctctgcttcgacacgacgtgccaataaaactgcctcacaATACAGACAGTAGTAGGCtagtaaaaaacggttcgaataatgaccgggctatggcgtgatgtcatgccatgaaaaattgtcagcagattagattcgtgaaaAATTAtgatctctacggttgtatgtggaaattgttttgcagagccaaacacgattcatgtgttcaaaatctaccttggagtattcggagatggaacccgccttgcaatgctgaagacaatctgcgcgccggactcatcgtcattgaaagcctggttcaggggctactgagggagtccaggattagggggtcctcagatagccggactatatgcttatgccggactgttggactatgaagacacaagattgaagacttcgtcccgtgtctggatgggactctcctttgcgtggaaggcaagcttggcgattcggatgtgtagatctccttctctgtaaccgactctgtgtaaccctagccccctccggtgtctatataaaccggagggtttagtccgtaggacaacaacaatcataatcataggctagcttttagggtttagcctctacgatctcgtggtagatcaactcttataatactcatatcatcaagatcaatcaagcaggatgtagggtattacctccatcgagagggcccaaacctgggtaaacatcgtgtcccccgcctcctgttactattagccttagacgcacagttcgggacccctacccgagatccgccggttttgacaccgacagcgaggcCGCCGGGTGTAGGCAATGCAGGTGTCCTGGTCGGAGCATGGCGGTGACGGCTGGGGCGCGGACGACGGCCTTTTGGGCTGCCTGTCACGCGAGGCCGCCAGGTCGGTGAAGTAGCCGACCGGTCACGCCAATGTCAAAGTAGAGGCGCGGGGTGTCGATAGCAGCGGCGGGCAACGCAAACCGATTTTAGATCGGAAAACTGAAAAGTAAACGCCGATCAAAGCGATCGACGAGAGAGAGAAACCCcgagcaagggctcgggaaaagactctctagggcagccggtcaacacgaccggcggatgaaccctaggtacgggcggcgcggcccccggcggcggtcatggaggccgaccgcccagggggcagcgcgcgggtgcggaagcgtcaggctagggtttaggatcgggaTAAggttgataccatgttagaagggagagtgaggtttggtggaattgttgttgtattgcttgagcgcgATGATAGCATCTACGAGCAAGGGTTTGATTTACATGGTGAAAATGTTGAGCCCGAGCATGCATCTCCTGCAACCTTTGAACAGTTTGTTGAGTTTCATCAGGAATTGTGTGATTGGCATACTCATGTCCAGCTCCaggatgacttggttgagcacatgtTGACTAACATTGGCAACCAATATATCTATCAGTTTGATTTCTTTTCATGCAAACAAATTTCGACTGAGTTGTAAGACTATTTAATATTGTTGTCTTTTGATTGGGTTGTAAGACTATTTCGAACGTATAACAATTTGCTATGTTTAATTTAAACCATTTGATATGCATCATTTTCATATTTTTATATTAACCTATGTTTCAAAAACTATTTTATAAAACGTCGGTAAATTTGTATAAACATCAAAACCAGCAGGGAATACTCGGAATCAATTTATATTAACTAGTCCACAAGTGTCTTATATTTTGAGATGGAGGTAGTAATTTCACGGGCATTTTTTTCTTTCAATAAAGAATTTAGCAGAATGGCTGTAATTCAGTTCATTCTATTCCTATTATTTTCCAAGTTTTTATTTTCGTATTCTTTTTTTAGTAGAATACGAAAATATTCTACTAAAAAAAGAATACAAAAATAAAAACTTGGAAAATAATATCCATAGCACGGCATCACGCAGTGGGATATTCATAGCACGGCATCACGCAGTGGAATACGAAAATATTCCTACCATTtaacttttttgttgttgttgcgagAAGGGCTTGAATATCCATAGCACGGCATCACGCAGTGGGATCCAACTCATCTGATTCTGATGGGTGCTTCGGGAATGATCATTATCACCCGGTCACTGTCACGCCTTAGTTAAATGGCTCTGGCATTGCATATGAGCTTTCAGCGAGACCAGAGGCTACCCACCAAGGCCATGGAAATTTGGCTTTGCCATTAGGAGAAGGGCAGGTGGCCTGCAGCTCAGGGCAGATCTCTGACCAAGTTGACTTGGCCTGCTAGTCACACCACACGCAAAGTAAGGGCCTCGATCGAATATTTCAGAAGAATTTAAGTTTGGAAGAACAGTTAGATAATCGCTTTTTTCGGGGACAAGAATGGGTATGAGATTAGTTAGGCCCCATGAGGCAATCAATGAAAACATTCGGAGAAAAGTCATGCCAAATGATACGGAAGAAAAAGCCATCTTCTAACGGAAATGTTCTCAATAATATACAGTCATAGTACAAGCCAGCAAATCCGATGTTTTAAACTCTGTACAGTTACATCCCTGGATTCAGTAATACATACAGTAACAGATGGATGTCGATCAAAGATAAGAGTAGGAAATTGATGGTTGGTTGGTGAAGAAGAAGACGACGACCATGTAGATGTAGCTcttaggaggaggaggagaaggagaagaaggagcgcTTGGTGGGCACCCTGCCGACGGCCTTCATGAAGTTGGCGAGGTCCATGACCCGGGCCGACTTGGTCCCGCGCGCCGCCTCCGCCGACGCCCGCTTCTCCTCCGCCTTCCGCCGCGCCCGCGCCACCTCGTTCTGCGCCTTCTCCGTCGCCTTGgcgcgctcctcctccagcttcctctgcaACACCCAAACCAACCAGGAATTCTTCATCTTACTTCTTGCTCGCATGGTGAGCAGGGATCGAACGAGAAGGAATCATTTAGGAGTACGTACCTCGATCTTGCTGAGGTAGGTGGTGGCCGTGTGGATCTGCTGGTTCTCCCACCCGTTGATCACCACCTCCTCCCGCTTAAACTTGTTGTTGATCTTGGCCACCTCCTCCGCCTGCCACGCCGCCAccttcgcctccgcctcctccttcacctgccgcacctccaccacctccgccgcgGGCGCGCACGAAGACGACGACGTTGGCGCCGGTGGTAGCGCGCCGCCGGTGTCCGCCACGATGGCCAGCGGGTTCGTCTCCGTCTCCGGCACGGGCTCGTGCTCCCCGATCCGCGCCAGCTGCAGGTCGTTGTTCCCGGCGCCGGAGTCCCCGGGGCAAGGGTCGGCTGGCGCGCCCCCCGCATCCGCCATGGCCATGAACTCGCGGCCCATGCTGCTGGACATGAACTGCTCGTCGGAGTAGGAGGACAGCGAGCGCTGGCTGGCCACGTCCCAGGACGGCTGCCgcagcggcgccggcgccggcgacgggTGGATGTCCCGGTAAGTGGTACTGTCGCCGTCGGCGTCCACGTCCACGTCGTCCTCCGCCGGGGCCGACGGCGTCGCCAGCCGCTGCAGCCGCTCGCTGACCGACATGTGATCGATCGGATCGGAGCTGCTCATCGGAGCACAGCGCCGATGGATAGGTTCCGGTGGTGTGGCGGACCCAGTTCTTGGAGGTGGAGTTGGTTAGTGTAGCGTAGCTAAGCACAAAAGGCTAGCAGCAGTGGGAGGGGTGAGAGGAGAGAGGGAAAAATGGAGGGGCGCGGCTGGTGGACGGCCGAGGGGATAACGACTATGCCGGTCGGCATACGGGATGACACGTATCACTCAAATTGCGGGCTCTGTAATCGCGTGCAGTGTATGCGCTCCTAATTTTGTGCGCCGCTGATGAATAACGGCATCTCGGACACCATATCCCGCGCATCGGTGGGCATCGGTGTCCACGGACAGTCGTCAAATCTAGACAAAACTTGATGCAAATGAAATTTAACCAAATGAAACAAAGTTGATTCAAATTTAAACAAACCGGATGATTTTCATCCAAACTTAGATATCTTTTTACGTAAAACCGGATGATATTTTGTTCActgaactaaaactaaaactaaaatctAAATGACGGTGACCTCGTACACCTGGCCGGGCTGGTCGGCGGCGCCTCCATCGCGGTCGTCGGAGTCGGGCTTTCAGCGACGGAAGGGTGCGATGTCGCGGCAGAGTTTCGTGGTCGTCGTGTGGTGCTCACGGATTATCTTCTCCGCTAGCTCTTGATCCGCGTGCAATGCGGCCGTGGCCACCGCAGACGTGGGCAGGGGGAAGATGAATAACGGGAGTTACCGGAGTCAGGGCCGTGGTGGTCTCACTCAGAGACCACACCTCCCCATACTTCGCCATCTCCTCgtcgaggcggcggagacggcgctTGCTGGTCTCGGCCGTGGTCTTTGATCGATTGATGATCCAGGCCGTTGCAAGCTTCGGGTATCGGAGTTAAATCCGtgttagatctcgggtaggggtcctgaaTTGGTGGTCTTAGCTAGATGATAACATGAtgaacaagagagacaatgtttacCCAGATTTGGGACATCtccaagaggtaaaaccctacgtcctgccttTGTTGTATTGACTGTGTTGGATTACAAAGTACacgatgatctacctcgagatcgtatgtgaATTTCTAATTCTCTACCCTATACTCTAAACCTCTCGACTTATATAAGGATcgggggtatctagggttacatgtTAGTCGGTTACATCTAGGGATAAACATGCAGATGATTCAATGTGTCTTGGAGTATGCCTAAGTCATCGGAGGATTCCATCTTGAGTACACCTTGGGGCATGGCAGTCTTGGCCCGCTCGTTGACGATCCAAGGGTCCTCGGCCCGGCTCACTATGATGGGCTCAACATGGTTAGCAACCCCTAATACAGGACACCGTCATCGGGTCCATGAGGTTCCGCGATCTCCACCCGACATGCGATGTTGCGACTGTCTCACCGCCGCCGCTCCCTACCCGTGAACTCCTTCACAGTCAAGGCGCTCCAGGATGATGAACTACCGTTGTTGCTGTCTCCACGGGCGCCGCTGAGGTAGTAGCGTATGCGCCCGCAGGCCTTCATGGCGATCACGGTTGGTAGCTAGGTCTCCACCGGCATGGCTAGGCGGCGACCTTGACATGGCGTGGAGGCGGCAACTGCCACTCCTCCTTGACGTGGCGTGGTGGTGGCGACCGTGACTCCTCCTTCATGTGACATGCAATTTGGATGTCGTGGTTACGCTATGAAGGGCAGGGAGAGGAAGGAGGTTCCTCCTTCACCCGTTGGCGAGGAGGCAACTCCGGCTCAGGTTGACAACACAGAGAAGCGGCTTTGATGGCATCGTCGGACTGTGGTTGTGGAGGAGCGAGTGTCAGAGCGGCAGCTCCATGTGCTCCTCGTAGTCGATGTCTGTCACCGCATACACCATGTCCTCCAAGAGGACGGGCTATTGCGAAGGTGGTTCCTGCCATTGTGGCTTGTCCTCCTCGTCGCTAGAGAAGATGATGATCTCCACCTTCGCGGAGGAGCCGGTCGCCGTGTTGGAAGACGACCCCAAAAGGTGAGGGCGGCGACGCCATGATATGAAGCCGGATCTGAAGCCGCCCGCCAGCACCAAGGCCCAAAACTCTCCCATCGCCGGTGAGTGGAGGAAGAGAGGAGCGGCAGAGCTGCGCAAAGATGTGGAGTGGAGAGTGTGTTGTGGGCTTGGACAGCGCTGATGGGGTGCTTAAATAGTCGTGGCTAGGGGAATAGGCGATTAGCCGCTTCAGTATGGCGTAATGACCGAAGTTGGTTTCTTGGGACGAGCATCCGCACTGAAGCGGTGTGGCCCGTCTGGTCGCGTTGGTCAGCGCTGCTCTCCTATTTGGAGTCACATCATGTGACATCAATGTCGGTGTTGCGGCTCTGGTCGGCATGACTGCTGCAAGGAAAGCGATGTGATCATTTGAGAGATAGCGTGGGAGAGGGTTTTATCGGAAATATGGTCTAGATGCAATAATATtgcattattatatttccatattcataactgagagtttatattctatgctgtagctgctatgatcctggaatatgcgattcagtgaaAAACGCATatccacgtgtggaatgataaacggtaaaattAAGTCCCTAGTCTTGCCTCTGAGACTAACTTAAATGTTGTTGGTGTCATGTTTTCCGGACCTTAGGATATCGTTAAATGTAACAATAATTCTAAAATAACATCGAGAGTGTGGTGTTAGAAGAACGACCATATtcaatcgacccaaacttgtttatTATACTTTGAGATTATATCGTCAGAAGTCAATTGTTATAACACAATGTTAATGTGTgatttagttccttagaccatcaGAGTATCAGAGTCACTTCTAACCGTACGAtgaactttggggttgctcaaatgtcatctgtaacatggtgatcataacgacaacttatatGTTCAttagaaagtttgacaagggactatatAGTTTGAGAGTGAAATTTTGCTCCTTCGACGATGGAGAAATATTTttaagggccctctcggtgtgatggTGTGCCAGACATAGGTGGCTATGTCATAGAGATGCCGGAACATATCAacgagaaagaaaaacaaaaccgGTAATGATGCCGGAACATGCCAATATGACAGAATCGTGGGTACTCCAAGCGATGGCGTGCAATAAAGCTCTATCGTTGGCATATGATATTCCATGTCAGCGGCTGGTCATCGCCACGTACTGCGCAACTACaatgaagcatgtcaatggtatttACAAAGGCTCGTTAGATGCTATTATTAGAGATCAAGATGGAGTTTTAAATTTCCGTTGCTCGAAATAGGCTTTcgtcccgctttatagataaagcaacggTCCATACAAGCATCATCCAAAATCATACTCAATGCGACGGCTGGGCTACATAACAATCATGCCCAAAGAAAGGAAAGAGAAATCCAAAAAAGCCACCTAGTGGttgtgttgggaaacgttgcatggaaaaaaaaattctacgcacacgcaacatctatccatggagatgtatagcaacgagggggggggggagtgttccctcatagaccgtaagcggaagagtttgacaatgcggttgatgtagtcgaacttcttcgtgctccaaccaatcaagtacataatgtacgacacctccgcgttcagtacacgttcaactcagtgacatcctccgccttcttgatctagcaagatggcgaggtagtggatgagttccgtaagcacgacggcgtggtgacggtgatggtgaagttatcttcgcagggcttcgcctaagcactacgaaaatatgaccggggatgtaaacggtggaggggggcgccgcacatggctaagacaatgttCTGTTGTGCTAAGCACCCccgtcccacatatatataggtggggggagggagcagccaggagggcgccccaagtcggccgaatcctacttgggatcctccccaagtggcgcccccttcccttatTTGGAGTttgggggaaaggcaggggagggtgacgccccctttcctttctcccatgagagggaaaggtaggaggggctagccctccccctttccttccctagggccagCCAGCCAAGGGAGGAggtgcaccagcccccttgtgggctggtctgtccccttctttggcccataaggcccataacttgcagggggggggggtgcttggAACCCTTTCCGGTGACCTGATTCCTTCCCAGTAcgtcccgaaacacttccagtgtccaaataccatcatcctatataacaatctttacctctcaaccatttcgagactgctcgtcatgtctttgatcacatccgggactccaaacaacatttggtcaccaaaacatataactcatataacactatatcgtcaacgaacgttaagcgtgcggaccctacgggttcgagaactatgtagacatgatcgagatatctctccggtcaataaccaatagaggaatctGGCTGcccacattggctcctacatattctaagaagatctttatcggtcgaaccgttatgataacatatgcaattccctttgtccatcggtatgttacttgcccgagattggatcatcagtatctctatacctagttcaatctcgttaccagcaagtctctttactcattccgtaatacatcaccttgtaacTAACTcaatagtcatttgcttgcaagcttatgatgtgtattaccaagagggcccagagatacctctccgatactcggagtgacacatcctaatctcgatctatgccaactcaacaaacaccttcggagatacctgcagagcatatttatgatcacccagttacgttgtgacatttgatagcacacaaggtattcttccaatatccaggagttgcataatatcatagtcgaaggaatatgtatttgacatgaagaaaacaatagcaataaactgaacaatcattatgctaagctaacagatgggtcttgtccatcacatcattctcctaatgaagtgaccccgttatcaaatggcaactcatgtctatggttaggaaaacttaaccatctttgatcaatgagctagtctagtagaggctcactagggacactgtatttgtttatgtatccacacatgtatttaagtttccggtcaatacaattctagcatgaataataaacctttatcatgattaaggaaatataataataaccattttattattgcatctagggcatatttccatgagGTTGCCGCCCAATGGCCCTACTATGATGACAGTCGACACGCTGTAGTTAGAAGCACATCCATCATGAGATTGAGGCGATCACAGTCGCACTGCCTCGAGAGCAGGTACCAGTGCTATAAAAAGGCAAGAAATTTGAAGAGAGTCAGAAGTGTGCCTTGataggaccttctcaatcaccatcttATTATGCGTCATCCATAGAGTCCAAGATAATGCCGCAAAAATAAGCCAAAATAAGTGTCGATGACGGGTACGCTGTGTAGCCCTGAATTGGAGGAACTCCGTGTGGTTGAGGGCCTCCCATTTGAGCCCAAGGGCTTCATGGATGAACGTCCAAAGAACCCACGCCGCCGTGAAGGAGAAGAGGATATGTGTCCCCGTCTTCGGAAACACACATAGGGGGCACATGCCATCACCCGGTTCATGCCGCTTCAGGACCTCAGTCCCCAAAGGGATGCGATCTCGAAGTAGCTGCCACACAAAGATCTTAATCTTCAGTGGCGAGTGGGCTTTCCACTAGGGATAAAGGCACGACGTGAGTGGGGACATGCAAAGGGCATGATATGCCGAGCTCAGCAAAAATTCTGCCGTCAGGGATAGCTTCCATGCCATAGAGTCTGGATAGTTCGGAAGCTCCGttggtaggtgatacgtctccaacgtatctataatttttgattgttccatactattatattatctgttttggatgtttaatagacaTTTATGTGctatattatattatttttgggactaacctattaaccgagagcccagtgccagtttctgttttttttttgtctattttagagtttcacagaaaaggaataccaaacggagtccaaacggaatgaaactttcacgatgatcttttttggaccagaaggataccagaagacttggagatggagtCGGAGATgtaacgaggcggccacaaggcaggagggcgcgccccctacctcatgggcccctcgtgggtctcctgacctagctccttcacctatatactcttataccctgaaaacatccagggaagacacaaaaccacttttccaccatcgcaaccttctgtacccgtgagatcccatctaggggccttttccggcgtcctgccagagggggattcgatcacggagggcttctacatcaacaccattgcctctccgatgatgcgtgagtagtttaccacagacctacgggtccatagctagtagctagatggcttcttctctctctttgattctcaataccctgTTCTCCTCGATGtcattggagatctatttgatgtagtattcttttgtagtgtgtttgctgagatctgatgaattgtggattcatgatcagattatctatgaatattatttggttcttctctgaattgttatatgcatgatttgatgtctttgcaagtctcttcgaattatcgatttagtttggcctactagattgatctttcttgcaatgggagaagtgcttagctttgggtttaatcttgcggtgtcctttcctagtgacagtaggggcagcaag
It contains:
- the LOC119340455 gene encoding remorin 4.1-like, translated to MSSSDPIDHMSVSERLQRLATPSAPAEDDVDVDADGDSTTYRDIHPSPAPAPLRQPSWDVASQRSLSSYSDEQFMSSSMGREFMAMADAGGAPADPCPGDSGAGNNDLQLARIGEHEPVPETETNPLAIVADTGGALPPAPTSSSSCAPAAEVVEVRQVKEEAEAKVAAWQAEEVAKINNKFKREEVVINGWENQQIHTATTYLSKIERKLEEERAKATEKAQNEVARARRKAEEKRASAEAARGTKSARVMDLANFMKAVGRVPTKRSFFSFSSSS